The Lysobacter gummosus sequence GCGCTGCAGCAGCCAGACCTGACGCGCCGGCGGCTCGGGCCGCGGCTCGCTCAGGCCGCCGCGGTTGTCGCCGTAATCCAGGTCCACGCCCCATTCGGCGCGCCAACGCGCCGGGTCGGGGTGGTGCGGCTGTTCGTCGGAGTGGGGGCCGTCGTGGACCAGGAATTCGGCCACGTCGAAGCCGATGCCGCCGGCGCCGATGATGGCCACGCGCTTGCCCGGCACCACCCGGCCCTGCAGCACGTCCAGGTACGAGCAGACCTTGGCATGGTCCGAACCGGGGAACGCCACCTGCCGCGGCTTGATCCCGGAGGCGAGCACGATCTCGTCGAAGTCGGCCAGCGCCGCGGCGTCGGCGGTGGTGTTCAGGCGCAGGTCGATGCCGGTCTGTTCGATCCGGCCGGCGAAGTAGCGCAGGGTTTCGTAGAACTCTTCCTTGCCCGGGATCCGCTTGGCCAGATTGAACTGGCCGCCGATGCGCTCGGCGCTGTCGAACAAGGTCACCCGGTGGCCGCGCTCGGCCGCGACCGTGGCGCAGGCCAGTCCGGCCGGGCCGGCGCCGACCACGGCCACGCGCTTGGGCGCCTTGGTCGGCAGGTAGTTCAGTTCGGTCTCGGCGCAGGCGCGCGGATTGACCAGGCAACTGGCGTGCTTGTTCGCGAACACGTGATCCAGGCAGGCCTGGTTGCAGCCGATGCAGGTGTTGATGTCGGCCGCGCGCTGCCGCCGCGCCTTGTTGACCCAGTCCGCGTCGGCCAGCAGCGGCCGCGCCATCGACACCATGTCGGCCTCGCCAAAGGCGAGGATGCGCTCGGCGACATCGGGCATGTTGATGCGGTTGGTGGTGACCAGCGGAATGCGCACCTCGGGTTTCAGCCGCGCGGTGATGCCGGTGAAGGCGCCGCGCGGGACCGAGGTGGCGATGGTCGGCACCCGCGCCTCGTGCCAGCCGATGCCGGTGTTGATCAGGGTGGCGCCGGCCGCTTCGATGGCGCGGGCCTGGGCGATGACCTCGCTCCAGGTCGAGCCTTCATCGACCAGGTCGATCATCGACAGGCGGTAGACGATGATGAAATCCGGGCCGCAGGCCTCGCGGATGCGGCGCACGATCTCGACATTGAAGCGGAACCGCTGCGGCGCCTCACCGCCCCAGCCGTCCTTGCGCTTGTTGGTGCGCGGCACCGTGAACTGATTGAGCAGATAGCCTTCCGAGCCCATCACCTCGACGCCGTCGTAACCGGCCTCGCGCGCCAGCCGCGCCGAATTGACGAAAGCCTTGATCTGCCGCTCCACGCCGCCGGCCGACAGCGCGCGCGGGGTGAACGGGTTGATCGGCGCCTTGAGCTTGCTCGGCGCCACCTGCAGCGGGTGATAGCCGTAGCGGCCGGCGTGCAGGATCTGCATGCAGATGCGCCCGCCGTGTTCGTGCACCGCGCGGGTCACCTGCTTGTGCTTGCCCGCTTCCCACGGCCAGCTGAGCTTGCCGCCGAAGGGCTTGAGCCAGCCGACGATGTTCGGGGCGAAGCCGCCGGTGACGATCAGGCCGACGCCGCCGGCCGCGCGCTCGGCGAAATACGCCGCCAGCTTGGGGAAGTCGGCGGCCTTGTCTTCCAGCCCGGTGTGCATCGAGCCCATCAGCACGCGGTTGGGCAGGGTGCAAAAGCCCAGGTCCAAGGGCGCGAACAGGTGCGGATACAAGGGATGCGGACCGCCGGACAGGGCGTCGGAGGCCGCGGACGCGGGCGGGTTCGAACCGGAAGGGACGGCCGTGGACATGCTGGCTGAATACGCTGGCGTATGGATTGCGCACGATGCCGGTAAAAGCGCGGCAATTCAAGGGCAATATTCCCCCGAACCACGGATTCGCCCGGGCCCGGGCCGGCCTGGATCAAGGCGGCGCGAAGGCAGGCACGCGGCGGCGGCGAACGCAACGGTTGTCACAGGTGCGGCGCATGGCCGAACATGCCCGACCCCCCGTAGTCCGTACTCCATGGATCCAGTCACCGAAACCAGCATCCAGGACTACCTGCGCGCCGACATCGTCGCCGCCGATCTGCCCGACCTGCAGCCCCTGCTGGGCGCGCGCGAACTGCTGCGCGCGTTCTCGACCCTGTTCCACGGCGGCGAAGAGTCGGTGATGGTGCGGTTGCTGGTGCTGCGCGCGATCGGCGAACGCGGCCAGGCGCCGGACTGGACCCCGCAGGAACTGCGCGAACACTTCGCCTATCTGGAGCCGGTCAAGTTCGACACCGTGATCGGCCGCCTGCGCGACAACGATCTGCTGCTGTGGGACAACGAAAGCCAGCGCTACCGCATCAGCCCGGCCGGCCGCCAGGCGCTGTCGGCGATCGGCCTGCTGCTGCAGTTCAACCGCGAAGGCGACGAGCTGGCCTACGTCACCGCGCAGATCGCCGCCGGCCAGGCGGTGGGGCGGGTGCGTCCGGACGACCTGCAGCATCTGCTCTCGCGCCTCAACGAGCTGCGCGAAGACTTCGACCAGGCCGTGCTCAGCGGCTCGGAACACCGCATCCTGCGCGCCGCCGGCACTTTGCAGCAGGCCTGGCGCTGGATCGAGAAAGGCACGCAGATCGTCGAGGAAATTTCCTCCGACCTGGAACTCGACAGCCACACCCACCGCGTCGCCCAGCAGATCGGCCGCGCCCAGAGCGCGATGCTGCGCCAGGCCTCGGTGTTCCAGCGCGCGCTGAGCACGCTGGACCGCCATCGCGTGCATCTGGGCGCGAGCGGTTTGTCGTCCTCGGACGTGAACCGCTTCCTGCGCGATCTGGACATCGATTCGCTCGCCGCCATCGCCGACGACGTGCTCGCGCGTTCGGCGATTCCGGCCTTCGTGCTGTCGCCGATCGCCCTGGACGTGGCCGAGTACGAACTGGTCGAACGCGAACGCGAAGCGCGCGAAGACCAGTCGCTGCCGCCGTCGATGGCCGCGCCCAGCAGCGAAGGCTCGCCGGCGGCGGCCACCGATTTCCAGTTCGCCGAACACTGGCTGGACGAACTCACCGCGCTGGCCGCGGCCGATGGCGAAGCGACGGCGTTGAGCGCGCTGGTGCCGCGCGACGGCTTCTCGCTGAGCGCCTACCGCATGTCGCTGCTCGGCCTGATCGGCGATCCCGGCGCGGAAAACCGCGAAGGCGTCAGCGCGTCGATGGCGCGTTTGCCGCTGGCCTGGCATGTCGAGCCCGAATTCGAAATCGTCGAACGCGCCGGCGTGGCTTATATGAGCCGCAGCCGCCTGCAGACGGTGAGCGAAGAAGAACGCTTGCAGGCGCGCGCGCCGCGCAAGCGTTCCCGGGCCGACATCGCCGAAGCCGAAGCCTCCGACCAACTGGAGCGGGTGATCGAAGACGGCGACGACGAT is a genomic window containing:
- a CDS encoding NADPH-dependent 2,4-dienoyl-CoA reductase; its protein translation is MSTAVPSGSNPPASAASDALSGGPHPLYPHLFAPLDLGFCTLPNRVLMGSMHTGLEDKAADFPKLAAYFAERAAGGVGLIVTGGFAPNIVGWLKPFGGKLSWPWEAGKHKQVTRAVHEHGGRICMQILHAGRYGYHPLQVAPSKLKAPINPFTPRALSAGGVERQIKAFVNSARLAREAGYDGVEVMGSEGYLLNQFTVPRTNKRKDGWGGEAPQRFRFNVEIVRRIREACGPDFIIVYRLSMIDLVDEGSTWSEVIAQARAIEAAGATLINTGIGWHEARVPTIATSVPRGAFTGITARLKPEVRIPLVTTNRINMPDVAERILAFGEADMVSMARPLLADADWVNKARRQRAADINTCIGCNQACLDHVFANKHASCLVNPRACAETELNYLPTKAPKRVAVVGAGPAGLACATVAAERGHRVTLFDSAERIGGQFNLAKRIPGKEEFYETLRYFAGRIEQTGIDLRLNTTADAAALADFDEIVLASGIKPRQVAFPGSDHAKVCSYLDVLQGRVVPGKRVAIIGAGGIGFDVAEFLVHDGPHSDEQPHHPDPARWRAEWGVDLDYGDNRGGLSEPRPEPPARQVWLLQRSPGKPGAKLGKTTGWIHRATLKAKQVRMIGGVEYLGLDEEGFRIRVEGNEQVLPVDQVVICAGQEPYKPLAAALADSGKPVHVIGGADVAAELDAKRAIAQGSRLAASL